A part of Arachis hypogaea cultivar Tifrunner chromosome 12, arahy.Tifrunner.gnm2.J5K5, whole genome shotgun sequence genomic DNA contains:
- the LOC112728518 gene encoding DNA mismatch repair protein PMS1 isoform X2, whose protein sequence is MLKELHATETSSSMADEPQLIKPIGKSVVHRICAGQVILDLSSAVKELVENSLDAGATAVEIVLKDFGEDSFQVIDNGSGISPNNFKVLALKHHTSKLADFPDLESLTTFGFRGEALSSLCALGNLSVETRTKNETVATHLTFDHSGLLVAEKKTARQVGTTVTVKKLFSNLPVRSKEFSRNIRKEYGKLVSLLNAYALIAKGVRFVCTNTTGKNVRSVVLKTQGSNSLKDNIITVLGMNTFSCLEPLTICISDGCKVDGFISRPGQGSGRNLGDRQYLFVNGRPVDMPKISKLVNELYKESAILQALREGLQQTYSPSNVSYSVNKVEKPDVKEDCIELGSSHRKSLIITKPSSPNSSLPEEEHNIDCDDDGTSQDEHKEKNNTECNNDKISDDEREARHITDSNNFAQSVSGGQGSHVEALKIPNTDRSIVGQEFTLRAHISLKDDKSRRQLTHTGSIMPDQVADVSRRVESGTTSNKYSANQSRHVQSTLNKFVSVNKRSHDDIITALSEVPVLRNKAPQCHLRTANAETNDSIPRSVYFDQIDGNAKEIEIDSLQKLNPDDVIHKSENSVRSDCTDGVCKMELDQENNKAEKAPIAPSSNDLIKTTDHTLNSDPPLCSASVRLDSSKSSAKKMFSSLQFSFQDIKKKREKRLAMLQSSEYRCRKNSSKSCYAAATLELSQPEIEDQKERVLAAATIELERFFKKEDFSRMKVIGQFNLGFIIAKLDQDLFIVDQHAADEKYNFERLSQSTILNQQPLLRPIKLELSPEEEIVATMHMDIIRKNGFTLIEDLNAPPGCRYKLKSIPFSKNIAFGVEDVKELISTLSDDHGECDIVGSYKMDTSDSLCPSRVRAMLASRACRSSIMIGDSLGRNEMQKILEHLAELKSPWNCPHGRPTMRHLVDLTTVHKRSEVRTENADLTMD, encoded by the exons ATGTTGAAGGAGCTTCATGCAACTGAAACATCGTCATCAATGGCGGATGAGCCGCAACTCATCAAGCCCATAGGGAAGTCCGTCGTGCACAGAATCTGCGCCGGCCAAGTCATCCTCGACCTCTCCTCCGCCGTCAAGGAGCTCGTTGAGAACAGCCTCGACGCCGGCGCCACTGCCGTCGAGATAGTTCTCAAGGACTTCGGCGAAGATTCTTTCCAGGTCATCGATAATGGTTCCGGCATTTCCCCAAACAATTTCAAG GTTCTTGCTTTGAAGCATCATACTTCAAAATTGGCAGATTTTCCTGATCTTGAGTCTTTGACTACTTTTGGATTCAGAGGTGAGGCACTGAGTTCGCTATGTGCTTTGGGGAATTTGAGCGTCGAGACAAGAACGAAGAATGAGACAGTTGCAACGCACTTGACTTTTGACCATTCCGGTCTGTTAGTTGCTGAGAAGAAGACTGCTCGCCAAGTTGGAACCACTGTCACAGTTAAGAAGTTGTTCTCGAATCTTCCAGTTCGAAGCAAGGAATTTAGCCGTAACATACGCAAGGAATATGGCAAGCTGGTTTCTCTGTTGAAT GCATATGCCCTTATTGCAAAAGGCGTTCGCTTTGTCTGCACCAATACAACTGGGAAAAATGTAAGGTCTGTGGTGCTTAAGACGCAAGGAAGTAACTCTCTTAAAGATAACATCATCACGGTGCTTGGCATGAATACTTTCAGCTGCTTAGAACCATTGACAATATGTATATCAGATGGTTGCAAAGTTGATGGTTTCATCTCTAGGCCTGGGCAGGGTAGTGGACGGAATTTGGGAGATAGGCAGTATCTTTTTGTGAATGGTAGACCGGTGGATATGCCTAAAATCAGCAAACTTGTCAACGAGTTATATAAAG aaAGTGCCATACTGCAAGCCCTGCGAGAGGGATTACAACAAACTTATTCTCCAAGTAATGTCTCTTATTCTGTTAATAAAGTTGAGAAGCCGGATGTCAAAGAAGACTGCATTGAGTTGGGTTCTTCTCATAGGAAATCTCTTATCATAACAAAACCGTCATCTCCAAATAGTAGTCTTCCTGAGGAAGAACATAATATTGATTGTGATGATGATGGTACTTCCCAGGATGAGCACAAGGAGAAGAATAATACTGAGTGCAACAATGATAAAATTTCTGATGATGAGCGTGAGGCGAGGCATATTACCGATTCCAACAATTTTGCTCAATCTGTTAGTGGTGGTCAGGGGTCTCATGTTGAAGCACTGAAAATTCCTAACACTGATAGAAGTATAGTGGGCCAAGAATTTACCCTTAGAGCACACATCTCTTTAAAGGATGACAAGAGTAGAAGACAGTTGACACACACTGGTAGTATTATGCCTGATCAAGTTGCGGATGTCTCAAGGCGAGTTGAGAGTGGGACCACTTCTAACAAATATTCGGCCAACCAATCAAGACATGTTCAGTCAACTCTTAACAAATTTGTTTCTGTGAATAAAAGAAGTCATGATGACATCATTACAGCCTTATCTGAAGTACCTGTTCTTAGAAATAAAGCTCCTCAGTGTCACCTCaggactgcaaatgctgaaaCAAATGACTCTATTCCTAGATCTGTTTATTTTGACCAAATTGATGGAAATGCTAAGGAGATTGAGATTGACTCTTTGCAGAAACTTAATCCTGATGACGTCATCCACAAAAGTGAAAATTCTGTTAGAAGTGACTGTACTGATGGAGTGTGTAAAATG GAATTAGATCAAGAGAATAATAAAGCTGAAAAAGCACCAATAGCTCCTTCTAGCAATGATTTGATCAAGACTACAGATCATACTTTAAACTCAGATCCTCCATTATGTTCAGCTTCTGTACGGTTAGATTCTTCTAAGTCTTCTGCTAAGAAGATGTTCTCCAGCCTGCAATTTTCCTTTCAGGACattaagaaaaagagagagaagaggctTGCTATGTTGCAATCCAGTGAATATAGATGCAGAAAAAATAGCAGCAAAAG TTGCTATGCCGCTGCAACTTTAGAGCTTTCACAACCAGAAATTGAAGATCAGAAAGAAAGGGTTTTAGCTGCAGCAACTATTGAGTTGGAAAGATTTTTCAAGAAGGAAGACTTCAGTAGAATGAAG GTGATCGGCCAATTCAATCTTGGATTTATCATAGCTAAATTGGATCAAGATTTATTTATTGTAGACCAG CATGCTGCTGATGAGAAATACAATTTTGAGCGTCTCTCACAGTCAACCATCTTGAACCAGCAGCCTTTACTTAG GCCAATCAAATTGGAGCTATCCCCTGAAGAAGAAATAGTTGCTACAATGCATATGGACATAATCAG GAAGAATGGCTTTACTTTGATAGAAGATCTAAATGCACCACCTGGCTGCCGTTATAAATTAAAGTCCATCCCTTTCAGTAAAAATATAGCCTTTGGAGTTGAAG ATGTGAAGGAGCTGATTTCTACCCTGTCTGATGATCACGGGGAATGTGACATTGTTGGTAGTTATAAAATGGATACATCAGATTCTCTTTGCCCGTCAAGAGTTCGCGCAATGTTGGCATCGCGTGCTTGTCGATCATCAATCATGATTGGTGATTCACTTGGAAGAAATGAAATGCAGAAG ATACTTGAGCATTTGGCTGAGCTGAAATCTCCATGGAATTGTCCCCATGGCCGGCCAACCATGCGGCATCTAGTCGACTTGACAACAGTTCATAAAAGGTCAGAAGTCAGAACTGAAAATGCAGACTTAACAATGGACTGA
- the LOC112728518 gene encoding DNA mismatch repair protein PMS1 isoform X1: MLKELHATETSSSMADEPQLIKPIGKSVVHRICAGQVILDLSSAVKELVENSLDAGATAVEIVLKDFGEDSFQVIDNGSGISPNNFKVLALKHHTSKLADFPDLESLTTFGFRGEALSSLCALGNLSVETRTKNETVATHLTFDHSGLLVAEKKTARQVGTTVTVKKLFSNLPVRSKEFSRNIRKEYGKLVSLLNAYALIAKGVRFVCTNTTGKNVRSVVLKTQGSNSLKDNIITVLGMNTFSCLEPLTICISDGCKVDGFISRPGQGSGRNLGDRQYLFVNGRPVDMPKISKLVNELYKGANPKQYPIAILNFTIPTRAYDVNVTPDKRKIFFSKESAILQALREGLQQTYSPSNVSYSVNKVEKPDVKEDCIELGSSHRKSLIITKPSSPNSSLPEEEHNIDCDDDGTSQDEHKEKNNTECNNDKISDDEREARHITDSNNFAQSVSGGQGSHVEALKIPNTDRSIVGQEFTLRAHISLKDDKSRRQLTHTGSIMPDQVADVSRRVESGTTSNKYSANQSRHVQSTLNKFVSVNKRSHDDIITALSEVPVLRNKAPQCHLRTANAETNDSIPRSVYFDQIDGNAKEIEIDSLQKLNPDDVIHKSENSVRSDCTDGVCKMELDQENNKAEKAPIAPSSNDLIKTTDHTLNSDPPLCSASVRLDSSKSSAKKMFSSLQFSFQDIKKKREKRLAMLQSSEYRCRKNSSKSCYAAATLELSQPEIEDQKERVLAAATIELERFFKKEDFSRMKVIGQFNLGFIIAKLDQDLFIVDQHAADEKYNFERLSQSTILNQQPLLRPIKLELSPEEEIVATMHMDIIRKNGFTLIEDLNAPPGCRYKLKSIPFSKNIAFGVEDVKELISTLSDDHGECDIVGSYKMDTSDSLCPSRVRAMLASRACRSSIMIGDSLGRNEMQKILEHLAELKSPWNCPHGRPTMRHLVDLTTVHKRSEVRTENADLTMD, encoded by the exons ATGTTGAAGGAGCTTCATGCAACTGAAACATCGTCATCAATGGCGGATGAGCCGCAACTCATCAAGCCCATAGGGAAGTCCGTCGTGCACAGAATCTGCGCCGGCCAAGTCATCCTCGACCTCTCCTCCGCCGTCAAGGAGCTCGTTGAGAACAGCCTCGACGCCGGCGCCACTGCCGTCGAGATAGTTCTCAAGGACTTCGGCGAAGATTCTTTCCAGGTCATCGATAATGGTTCCGGCATTTCCCCAAACAATTTCAAG GTTCTTGCTTTGAAGCATCATACTTCAAAATTGGCAGATTTTCCTGATCTTGAGTCTTTGACTACTTTTGGATTCAGAGGTGAGGCACTGAGTTCGCTATGTGCTTTGGGGAATTTGAGCGTCGAGACAAGAACGAAGAATGAGACAGTTGCAACGCACTTGACTTTTGACCATTCCGGTCTGTTAGTTGCTGAGAAGAAGACTGCTCGCCAAGTTGGAACCACTGTCACAGTTAAGAAGTTGTTCTCGAATCTTCCAGTTCGAAGCAAGGAATTTAGCCGTAACATACGCAAGGAATATGGCAAGCTGGTTTCTCTGTTGAAT GCATATGCCCTTATTGCAAAAGGCGTTCGCTTTGTCTGCACCAATACAACTGGGAAAAATGTAAGGTCTGTGGTGCTTAAGACGCAAGGAAGTAACTCTCTTAAAGATAACATCATCACGGTGCTTGGCATGAATACTTTCAGCTGCTTAGAACCATTGACAATATGTATATCAGATGGTTGCAAAGTTGATGGTTTCATCTCTAGGCCTGGGCAGGGTAGTGGACGGAATTTGGGAGATAGGCAGTATCTTTTTGTGAATGGTAGACCGGTGGATATGCCTAAAATCAGCAAACTTGTCAACGAGTTATATAAAGGTGCAAACCCTAAACAATATCCCATTGCAATATTGAATTTTACCATTCCTACAAGAGCATATGATGTCAATGTAACTCctgataaaagaaaaatatttttttctaaagaaAGTGCCATACTGCAAGCCCTGCGAGAGGGATTACAACAAACTTATTCTCCAAGTAATGTCTCTTATTCTGTTAATAAAGTTGAGAAGCCGGATGTCAAAGAAGACTGCATTGAGTTGGGTTCTTCTCATAGGAAATCTCTTATCATAACAAAACCGTCATCTCCAAATAGTAGTCTTCCTGAGGAAGAACATAATATTGATTGTGATGATGATGGTACTTCCCAGGATGAGCACAAGGAGAAGAATAATACTGAGTGCAACAATGATAAAATTTCTGATGATGAGCGTGAGGCGAGGCATATTACCGATTCCAACAATTTTGCTCAATCTGTTAGTGGTGGTCAGGGGTCTCATGTTGAAGCACTGAAAATTCCTAACACTGATAGAAGTATAGTGGGCCAAGAATTTACCCTTAGAGCACACATCTCTTTAAAGGATGACAAGAGTAGAAGACAGTTGACACACACTGGTAGTATTATGCCTGATCAAGTTGCGGATGTCTCAAGGCGAGTTGAGAGTGGGACCACTTCTAACAAATATTCGGCCAACCAATCAAGACATGTTCAGTCAACTCTTAACAAATTTGTTTCTGTGAATAAAAGAAGTCATGATGACATCATTACAGCCTTATCTGAAGTACCTGTTCTTAGAAATAAAGCTCCTCAGTGTCACCTCaggactgcaaatgctgaaaCAAATGACTCTATTCCTAGATCTGTTTATTTTGACCAAATTGATGGAAATGCTAAGGAGATTGAGATTGACTCTTTGCAGAAACTTAATCCTGATGACGTCATCCACAAAAGTGAAAATTCTGTTAGAAGTGACTGTACTGATGGAGTGTGTAAAATG GAATTAGATCAAGAGAATAATAAAGCTGAAAAAGCACCAATAGCTCCTTCTAGCAATGATTTGATCAAGACTACAGATCATACTTTAAACTCAGATCCTCCATTATGTTCAGCTTCTGTACGGTTAGATTCTTCTAAGTCTTCTGCTAAGAAGATGTTCTCCAGCCTGCAATTTTCCTTTCAGGACattaagaaaaagagagagaagaggctTGCTATGTTGCAATCCAGTGAATATAGATGCAGAAAAAATAGCAGCAAAAG TTGCTATGCCGCTGCAACTTTAGAGCTTTCACAACCAGAAATTGAAGATCAGAAAGAAAGGGTTTTAGCTGCAGCAACTATTGAGTTGGAAAGATTTTTCAAGAAGGAAGACTTCAGTAGAATGAAG GTGATCGGCCAATTCAATCTTGGATTTATCATAGCTAAATTGGATCAAGATTTATTTATTGTAGACCAG CATGCTGCTGATGAGAAATACAATTTTGAGCGTCTCTCACAGTCAACCATCTTGAACCAGCAGCCTTTACTTAG GCCAATCAAATTGGAGCTATCCCCTGAAGAAGAAATAGTTGCTACAATGCATATGGACATAATCAG GAAGAATGGCTTTACTTTGATAGAAGATCTAAATGCACCACCTGGCTGCCGTTATAAATTAAAGTCCATCCCTTTCAGTAAAAATATAGCCTTTGGAGTTGAAG ATGTGAAGGAGCTGATTTCTACCCTGTCTGATGATCACGGGGAATGTGACATTGTTGGTAGTTATAAAATGGATACATCAGATTCTCTTTGCCCGTCAAGAGTTCGCGCAATGTTGGCATCGCGTGCTTGTCGATCATCAATCATGATTGGTGATTCACTTGGAAGAAATGAAATGCAGAAG ATACTTGAGCATTTGGCTGAGCTGAAATCTCCATGGAATTGTCCCCATGGCCGGCCAACCATGCGGCATCTAGTCGACTTGACAACAGTTCATAAAAGGTCAGAAGTCAGAACTGAAAATGCAGACTTAACAATGGACTGA